A single Aspergillus puulaauensis MK2 DNA, chromosome 7, nearly complete sequence DNA region contains:
- a CDS encoding uncharacterized protein (COG:S;~EggNog:ENOG410PZJT): MNVSESSSSGSELSDEDVLGAVDIPFEYQGSPYTLAEKKAFQIMEVESQKIDELMAKFTKGFDPGAFGGVIMAYIPKLTEGLFPGSYAHLLILLFETFDVIQHIQLGLEALMGSQHQVSPTHQPSATNITDEAFFAKEIGMLRKLLAPIREGTRNSIFWVGTRRVHTPRISEQLEAAIRVIETFKDDLCAALKPDHECKTIYSTLPVSVERTAMYSMKQLRLDTCRATLQWDNFNGSELELTSFFCFYKEHIMKTEPAKARASGWLPPKSPGTPRLSAEEASEGDLASWASHGVENELIDLMLKIALWLSLARGLPAVHLFCDVVRLFVMEQPSKPTTNEYRRFLWHSIRLRAATGAALLSPSPVVPDNKNFPTRNVDYFQDIWRTGHQLSQGLFDNTSLLAKHNVPNFKLAKPPAGRRSGHGDMQVATQAAVPENLPAHENLPDIPSTPEEEHVEEESPDDCGFALSPPEQSPVFRTRTV, from the exons ATGAACGTGTCTGAATCCTCAAGCTCTGGATCTGAGCTTTCCGATGAGGATGTCCTAGGAGCCGTCGACATTCCTTTCGAATATCAGGGCAGTCCCTATACCTTGGCTGAAAAAAAGGCCTTTCAGATCATGGAGGTAGAAAGCCAGAAAATCGATGAATTGATGGCCAAATTTACCAAGGGCTTCGACCCCGGTGCTTTTGGAGGCGTTATTATGGCGTACATACCCAAGCTGACTGAGGGACTTTTCCCTGGCTCTTATGCACATCTCCTGATTCTTCTTTTCGAGACCTTTGACGTGATTCAGCACATCCAGCTGGGCCTTGAAGCCTTAATGGGAAGCCAGCACCAGGTCTCTCCCACCCACCAGCCAAGTGCGACCAACATCACTGATGAAGCTTTCTTTGCCAAGGAGATTGGCATGCTGAGAAAACTATTGGCGCCGATTCGTGAAGGAACCAGGAATTCAATCTTCTGGGTGGGTACCAGACGTGTGCATACCCCTAGGATCAGCGAGCAGCTCGAAGCGGCCATCAGAGTGATAGAAACATTCAAGGATGACCTCTGTGCGGCGCTAAAACCAGACCATGAGTGCA AAACCATTTACAGTACCCTCCCGGTGTCAGTCGAACGTACTGCAATGTACAGTATGAAGCAGCTTCGTCTAGACACCTGCAGAGCCACCCTGCAATGGGACAACTTCAACGGCTCTGAGCTCGAGCTTACCTCATTCTTTTGCTTCTACAAAGAACATATCATGAAGACTGAACCCGCCAAGGCGAGAGCATCCGGGTGGCTGCCTCCTAAATCCCCTGGTACCCCTCGTCTGTCGGCTGAAGAAGCAAGCGAAGGCGATTTAGCAAGCTGGGCCTCTCACGGGGTTGAGAACGAACTCATTGATCTCATGCTTAAAATTGCTTTGTGGCTCAGCCTGGCAAGAGGTCTGCCAGCTGTTCATTTGTTCTGTGACGTCGTTAGACTCTTTGTCATGGAACAGCCGtccaagcccaccaccaacgaGTATCGTCGGTTCTTATGGCATTCCATCCGCCTTCGGGCTGCCACCGGGGCCGCACTGTTGTCGCCGTCTCCTGTTGTGCCTGACAATAAGAACTTTCCCACTCGCAATGTCGATTACTTCCAGGACATCTGGAGAACGGGCCACCAACTTTCACAGGGGCTATTCGACAACACCTCTTTGCTTGCTAAACATAACGTCCCCAACTTCAAGCTTGCGAAGCCCCCTGCTGGTCGCCGTTCCGGCCATGGAGATATGCAAGTAGCCACCCAGGCCGCTGTTCCCGAAAACTTGCCTGCTCATGAAAACTTGCCCGATATCCCGTCCACTCCAGAGGAAGAacatgttgaagaaga ATCCCCCGACGACTGTGGCTTCGCGCTCTCACCCCCTGAACAGTCTCCGGTGTTTCGAACCAGAACTGTTTGA
- the PZF1 gene encoding strongly-conserved Zn-finger binding protein (TFIIIA) (COG:K;~EggNog:ENOG410PIPG;~InterPro:IPR036236,IPR013087;~PFAM:PF00096), with protein MGRKRSSSGDYPSPKRLHRQTAIDESDPIYEEAHSDVDYSSHDDAASISSDSLHETPATPFSTASTSVRYPSELKTHRCPFEGCTKAFNRPARLQEHLRSHNNERLFSCTYDGCDKTFLRVSHLNHHVKSAHTGVRDYVCDRPGCGKSFVTGSRLRRHIAAHDGRDKYRCTEYPPCDETFRKHSTLQKHVLSVHLKQKPFQCSHSDPQTGEKCSMAFESAGHLRAHESRVHTEKRFSCAECSQRANEEGDQPSMFPPISFPTYSLLQAHIRTAHPPQCPNCSVTCSTARELRRHLEVAHGNVSLEDRRIFACTVPGCDRNFTKKGNLTVHVRTVHEGEKRFVCGETDLSTSKRVTGWSPSDGCGKRYGSKLALEEHIRTAHLGFQNSKAERRQKLGLTKKPHDPPTATIDNSSTLATLTGEGYADETGRQIACFVDTCAHRFRRNYDLWVHMGSKHNYTEDDIRDLFLQRALLGDDSEPVPGDVFGIYGLEFDNDDPSCDPYNFAPAEPAAVHDQLPDLNTEPFALDGGSELTAFPPESGYFDSDIMMHDSATASISESDSKIPNNINPDDMTMIDPFLDFGMVNS; from the exons ATGGGCCGAAAGAGGTCGTCGTCCGGGGACTATCCCAGCCCTAAGCGACTGCACAGACAAACGGCTATTGATGAGTCGG ACCCAATCTATGAGGAAGCGCATTCTGATGTAGATTACTCCTCGCATGATGACGCTGCTAGCATCTCTAGCGACAGTCTCCATGAGACACCAGCCACGCCCTTCTCGACAGCTTCAACCTCGGTGAGATACCCATCGGAGCTGAAAACGCACCGCTGCCCGTTCGAAGGTTGCACCAAGGCTTTCAATCGGCCGGCCCGGCTGCAGGAACATTTGCGCTCGCACAACAATGAGAGATTATTCAGTTGCACCTATGACGGCTGCGACAAGACCTTCCTACGAGTTTCGCATTTGAACCACCACGTTAAAAGCGCTCATACCGGAGTTCGAGATTATGTTTGTGATCGCCCCGGGTGTGGTAAGAGTTTCGTGACTGGTTCTCGGCTTCGACGACATATAGCTGCTCATGACGGTCGAGACAAGTACCGTTGCACCGAGTATCCACCCTGCGATGAGACCTTTCGCAAGCACTCGACGCTCCAGAAACATGTCCTGTCCGTACATTTGAAACAGAAGCCATTCCAATGCTCGCATAGCGACCCACAAACAGGAGAGAAATGCTCGATGGCGTTCGAATCGGCAGGCCATCTCCGTGCACATGAAAGCAGAGTCCACACAGAGAAGCGATTCAGTTGCGCAGAGTGTTCTCAGCGCGCaaacgaggaaggagatcaGCCATCCATGTTTCCTCCTATAAGTTTTCCCACATACTCTCTTCTGCAAGCTCATATTCGCACCGCACACCCCCCACAATGTCCCAACTGCTCGGTGACCTGCTCCACGGCACGAGAACTTCGACGTCATCTCGAAGTGGCCCACGGCAACGTCAGCCTCGAAGACCGCCGAATATTTGCCTGCACGGTCCCGGGTTGTGACCGCAATTTCACGAAAAAGGGGAACCTAACCGTGCACGTCCGCACCGTGCACGAAGGCGAGAAGCGGTTTGTCTGCGGCGAAACAGATCTCTCCACATCTAAGCGCGTCACCGGATGGTCCCCTAGCGATGGCTGCGGAAAGCGCTACGGCAGCAAACTAGCCCTAGAAGAACACATCCGCACCGCCCATCTAGGCTTTCAGAACTCCAAAGCCGAGCGGCGTCAGAAACTCGGCCTCACGAAAAAACCACACGATCCCCCAACCGCCACCATCGACAACTCCTCTACACTAGCTACCCTCACTGGTGAGGGCTACGCCGACGAAACAGGTCGCCAGATTGCTTGCTTCGTCGACACGTGCGCACATCGCTTCCGCCGCAATTACGATTTATGGGTTCACATGGGCAGTAAGCACAACTACACGGAAGACGACATTCGAGATCTATTCCTTCAACGGGCCTTACTCGGAGATGACTCCGAACCTGTTCCGGGCGATGTCTTTGGGATCTACGGCCTGGAGTTTGACAATGATGATCCATCGTGTGACCCGTATAATTTCGCGCCTGCGGAGCCTGCCGCCGTCCACGACCAGCTGCCTGATCTCAATACAGAACCGTTTGCTCTGGATGGTGGCTCGGAGTTGACGGCGTTTCCTCCTGAATCGGGGTACTTTGATTCCGATATTATGATGCATGATTCTGCGACTGCGTCTATATCTGAGTCTGATTCCAAGATACCCAATAATATTAATCCTGATGACATGACGATGATTGATCCGTTTCTGGATTTTGGTATGGTTAATTCATAG
- the RPB6 gene encoding DNA-directed RNA polymerase core subunit RPO26 (BUSCO:EOG09265552;~COG:K;~EggNog:ENOG410PQRP;~InterPro:IPR012293,IPR028363,IPR006111,IPR006110, IPR020708,IPR036161;~PFAM:PF01192;~go_component: GO:0005634 - nucleus [Evidence IEA];~go_component: GO:0005665 - RNA polymerase II, core complex [Evidence IEA];~go_function: GO:0003677 - DNA binding [Evidence IEA];~go_function: GO:0003899 - DNA-directed 5'-3' RNA polymerase activity [Evidence IEA];~go_process: GO:0006351 - transcription, DNA-templated [Evidence IEA]), with product MSDYGENEAEETYDYEPGQDYDDIEPEDFLNPEDAEGGENGADGYDDGSYAPAVNGDRVVVSGDPNAGYSGKVVEQARAKKIPNEERTTTPYMTKYERARVLGTRALQISLNAPVLVDLEGETDPLQIAMKELAQKKIPLIVRRYLPDGTYEDWTCEELL from the exons ATGTCCGACTACGGCGAGAACGAAGCTGAAGAAAC CTATGACTACGAGCCCGGTCAGGActatgatgatattgagccCGAAGATTTCCTCAACCCTGAGGACGCCGAGGGTGGCGAGAATGGCGCGGATGGTTACGACGACGGGTCCTATGCACCCGCTGTGAACGGCGACCGTGTTGTGGTTTCAGGCGACCCAAATGCAGGGTATTCGGGGAAAGTGGTCGAACAGGcgcgggcgaagaagatccccaACGAGGAGCGCACGACAACTCCATACATGACCAAATATGAGAGGGCCCGTGTTCTGGGTACAAGAGCGTTGCAAATCAG TCTCAATGCGCCAGTGCTTGTAGACCTCGAGGGAGAGACCGATCCGCTACAGATTGCTATGAAAGAGCTggcccagaagaagatccctCTTATTGTGAGGAGGTATTTGCCGGATGGAAC GTATGAGGATTGGACATGCGAAGaactactataa